Proteins co-encoded in one Quercus robur chromosome 8, dhQueRobu3.1, whole genome shotgun sequence genomic window:
- the LOC126694889 gene encoding G-type lectin S-receptor-like serine/threonine-protein kinase At4g27290 isoform X2, which translates to MDISAFVFLSSSLFLLYFVFSNAVDSITQSQSLSDSKGTNLVSKDGGFVLGFFSTGNSNNRYLGIWYNHIPVRTVVWVANRGNPIGDSSGVLMLNSSGSLVLLSQNRTVVWSANSTKEAGSPVVELLDSGNLVLREKNEENPESYLWQSFDYPSDTWLPGMKLGWDLRTGLERRLTAWKSPDDPSPGELSCGIVLHNYPEIVMKNGSKIYGRTGPWNGIRFSGALWLKANPVYNFTSVSNKDELYFMYHTINKSVITRAVLNQTSYVYERYIWIEADKKWFTYFSVPQDKCDSYNLCGAYGNCKIGDSPICQCVEGFKPKSTETWNPDDWAKGCVRTTELSCQDKDKIGFVKLVGLKLPDTTYSWVNKSMNLSECKVQCLNNCSCTAYSNTDIRDGGSGCAIWYGDLIDIRQVAEGGQNASWQDVYIRMPASKKVNQEVSPKKNEVNQEDVVDKQKMKVRVAVAIAIAVVFGVLLIAYCICKRKKFREKMKNKGMIDQNIDGQNEDLELPFYSLATIAIATNNFSSNNKLGEGGFGLVYKGILADGQEIAVKRLSQNSRQGLSEFKNEVMSIAKLQHRNLVRLLGYCTEGEEKMLIYEYMPNGSLDSFIFGWAMRFNIICGIARGLLYLHEDSRLRIIHRDLKASNILLDSKMNPKISDFGMARSFGGDQTEGNTNRVVGTYGYMAPEYAIDGLFSVKSDVFSFGILLLEIICGKKNRGSFHPEYSLNLVGHAWKSWKEGRTLELIDTCLKDSCILSELERCLHISLLCLQQHHEDRPNMSFVVMMLHSESSLQEPKEPGFYVGKKSPSSSKNQSSSTNEITITLLDGR; encoded by the exons ATGGACATCTCtgcttttgtgtttttgagttccagtttatttcttctctactttGTGTTCTCTAATGCTGTTGACAGCATTACCCAATCCCAATCCCTCAGTGACAGTAAGGGCACGAACCTGGTCTCGAAAGATGGAGGCTTTGTCTTGGGGTTCTTCAGTACAGGAAATTCCAATAACCGTTATTTGGGAATTTGGTACAACCATATCCCAGTTAGAACGGTTGTTTGGGTAGCAAACCGGGGCAATCCAATTGGAGACTCGTCTGGCGTGTTGATGTTAAACAGTTCAGGTAGTCTTGTTCTTCTCAGCCAGAATAGGACTGTTGTTTGGTCGGCGAATTCTACAAAAGAGGCAGGGAGTCCAGTTGTTGAGCTTTTAGATTCAGGAAATCTAGTATTAagagaaaagaatgaagaaaaccCAGAAAGTTATTTGTGGCAAAGCTTTGACTATCCTTCTGATACATGGCTACCAGGGATGAAACTTGGATGGGACTTAAGGACCGGTCTGGAAAGGCGCCTAACTGCATGGAAGAGTCCAGATGATCCATCTCCTGGAGAACTGAGTTGTGGGATTGTACTTCATAATTATCCTGAGATAGTCATGAAGAACGGCTCCAAGATATACGGCCGGACTGGCCCGTGGAATGGCATTAGGTTCAGTGGTGCGCTATGGTTAAAGGCCAACCCAGTCTATAACTTCACTTCTGTCTCCAACAAGGACGAGCTATACTTCATGTACCACACGATTAACAAGTCTGTAATCACAAGAGCAGTTTTGAACCAAACTTCTTACGTGTACGAGCGCTACATATGGATCGAAGCAGATAAAAAATGGTTCACGTACTTTTCTGTACCACAAGACAAATGTGACAGTTACAATTTATGTGGTGCTTATGGAAATTGTAAAATTGGTGACTCACCTATCTGCCAATGCGTAGAAGGATTTAAGCCAAAGTCAACAGAAACATGGAACCCAGACGACTGGGCTAAGGGATGTGTACGCACTACGGAATTGAGCTGCCAGGATAAAGATAAAATTGGGTTTGTTAAACTTGTTGGGCTCAAGTTGCCAGATACCACGTATTCTTGGGTGAACAAAAGTATGAATCTTAGTGAATGCAAAGTCCAATGTTTGAACAACTGTTCTTGTACGGCTTATTCCAACACTGACATTAGAGATGGAGGAAGTGGCTGCGCCATCTGGTATGGAGATCTAATTGATATTAGACAGGTAGCAGAAGGCGGGCAGAATGCTAGTTGGCAGGATGTATATATTCGAATGCCTGCTTCAAAGAAAG TCAACCAGGAAGTCTCTCCAAAAAAGAACGAAGTCAACCAGGAAGACGTTGTAGACAAGCAAAAGATGAAGGTGAGAGTTGCAGTTGCCATTGCCATTGCCGTAGTTTTTGGGGTGCTCTTGATTGCCTACTGCATttgtaaaaggaaaaagttCAGAG agaaaatgaagaataaaGGGATGATAGACCAGAATATTGATGGCCAAAATGAAGACCTAGAGCTCCCATTCTACAGCCTAGCTACCATAGCTATTGCCACTAACAATTTTTCAAGCAATAACAAGCTTGGTGAAGGTGGCTTTGGACTCGTATATAAG GGTATACTAGCAGATGGACAAGAAATTGCTGTGAAAAGGCTTTCACAAAATTCTAGACAAGGATTGAGTGAGTTTAAAAATGAAGTTATGTCGATTGCCAAATTACAGCACCGAAATCTTGTTAGGCTTTTGGGCTATTGCACTGAAGGAGAGGAGAAAATGTTAATCTATGAATACATGCCCAATGGAAGCTTGGACTCCTTCATTTTTG GTTGGGCTATGCGCTTCAACATTATTTGTGGGATTGCTCGCGGGCTTCTCTATCTTCATGAAGACTCTAGATTGAGGATTATACATAGAGATCTAAAAGCAAGTAACATTTTACTTGATAGTAAgatgaacccaaaaatttctgATTTCGGCATGGCTAGGTCCTTTGGTGGAGATCAAACTGAAGGAAATACAAACAGAGTGGTTGGAACTTA TGGTTATATGGCACCTGAATACGCCATTGATGGCCTATTTTCAGTAAAATCTGATGTCTTTAGTTTTGGAATATTATTGTTGGAGATAATATGTGGAAAGAAAAATCGAGGGTCTTTCCATCCAGAATATAGTCTAAACCTTGTTGGACAT gCATGGAAATCATGGAAAGAAGGAAGGACTTTGGAGCTAATTGATACTTGCTTAAAGGACTCTTGCATCCTGTCGGAGCTTGAACGTTGCCTCCATATTAGTCTCTTATGTTTGCAACAACATCATGAGGATCGGCCTAACATGTCATTTGTGGTTATGATGTTGCATAGTGAGAGTTCACTACAAGAACCCAAAGAGCCAGGTTTCTATGTGGGAAAAAAATCACCTTCGTCAAGCAAGAACCAATCATCCTCAACCAATGAAATTACTATTACCTTGTTAGATGGTCGATAG
- the LOC126694889 gene encoding G-type lectin S-receptor-like serine/threonine-protein kinase At4g27290 isoform X1, with product MDISAFVFLSSSLFLLYFVFSNAVDSITQSQSLSDSKGTNLVSKDGGFVLGFFSTGNSNNRYLGIWYNHIPVRTVVWVANRGNPIGDSSGVLMLNSSGSLVLLSQNRTVVWSANSTKEAGSPVVELLDSGNLVLREKNEENPESYLWQSFDYPSDTWLPGMKLGWDLRTGLERRLTAWKSPDDPSPGELSCGIVLHNYPEIVMKNGSKIYGRTGPWNGIRFSGALWLKANPVYNFTSVSNKDELYFMYHTINKSVITRAVLNQTSYVYERYIWIEADKKWFTYFSVPQDKCDSYNLCGAYGNCKIGDSPICQCVEGFKPKSTETWNPDDWAKGCVRTTELSCQDKDKIGFVKLVGLKLPDTTYSWVNKSMNLSECKVQCLNNCSCTAYSNTDIRDGGSGCAIWYGDLIDIRQVAEGGQNASWQDVYIRMPASKKVNQEVSPKKNEVNQEDVVDKQKMKVRVAVAIAIAVVFGVLLIAYCICKRKKFREKMKNKGMIDQNIDGQNEDLELPFYSLATIAIATNNFSSNNKLGEGGFGLVYKGILADGQEIAVKRLSQNSRQGLSEFKNEVMSIAKLQHRNLVRLLGYCTEGEEKMLIYEYMPNGSLDSFIFDQMRSNILGWAMRFNIICGIARGLLYLHEDSRLRIIHRDLKASNILLDSKMNPKISDFGMARSFGGDQTEGNTNRVVGTYGYMAPEYAIDGLFSVKSDVFSFGILLLEIICGKKNRGSFHPEYSLNLVGHAWKSWKEGRTLELIDTCLKDSCILSELERCLHISLLCLQQHHEDRPNMSFVVMMLHSESSLQEPKEPGFYVGKKSPSSSKNQSSSTNEITITLLDGR from the exons ATGGACATCTCtgcttttgtgtttttgagttccagtttatttcttctctactttGTGTTCTCTAATGCTGTTGACAGCATTACCCAATCCCAATCCCTCAGTGACAGTAAGGGCACGAACCTGGTCTCGAAAGATGGAGGCTTTGTCTTGGGGTTCTTCAGTACAGGAAATTCCAATAACCGTTATTTGGGAATTTGGTACAACCATATCCCAGTTAGAACGGTTGTTTGGGTAGCAAACCGGGGCAATCCAATTGGAGACTCGTCTGGCGTGTTGATGTTAAACAGTTCAGGTAGTCTTGTTCTTCTCAGCCAGAATAGGACTGTTGTTTGGTCGGCGAATTCTACAAAAGAGGCAGGGAGTCCAGTTGTTGAGCTTTTAGATTCAGGAAATCTAGTATTAagagaaaagaatgaagaaaaccCAGAAAGTTATTTGTGGCAAAGCTTTGACTATCCTTCTGATACATGGCTACCAGGGATGAAACTTGGATGGGACTTAAGGACCGGTCTGGAAAGGCGCCTAACTGCATGGAAGAGTCCAGATGATCCATCTCCTGGAGAACTGAGTTGTGGGATTGTACTTCATAATTATCCTGAGATAGTCATGAAGAACGGCTCCAAGATATACGGCCGGACTGGCCCGTGGAATGGCATTAGGTTCAGTGGTGCGCTATGGTTAAAGGCCAACCCAGTCTATAACTTCACTTCTGTCTCCAACAAGGACGAGCTATACTTCATGTACCACACGATTAACAAGTCTGTAATCACAAGAGCAGTTTTGAACCAAACTTCTTACGTGTACGAGCGCTACATATGGATCGAAGCAGATAAAAAATGGTTCACGTACTTTTCTGTACCACAAGACAAATGTGACAGTTACAATTTATGTGGTGCTTATGGAAATTGTAAAATTGGTGACTCACCTATCTGCCAATGCGTAGAAGGATTTAAGCCAAAGTCAACAGAAACATGGAACCCAGACGACTGGGCTAAGGGATGTGTACGCACTACGGAATTGAGCTGCCAGGATAAAGATAAAATTGGGTTTGTTAAACTTGTTGGGCTCAAGTTGCCAGATACCACGTATTCTTGGGTGAACAAAAGTATGAATCTTAGTGAATGCAAAGTCCAATGTTTGAACAACTGTTCTTGTACGGCTTATTCCAACACTGACATTAGAGATGGAGGAAGTGGCTGCGCCATCTGGTATGGAGATCTAATTGATATTAGACAGGTAGCAGAAGGCGGGCAGAATGCTAGTTGGCAGGATGTATATATTCGAATGCCTGCTTCAAAGAAAG TCAACCAGGAAGTCTCTCCAAAAAAGAACGAAGTCAACCAGGAAGACGTTGTAGACAAGCAAAAGATGAAGGTGAGAGTTGCAGTTGCCATTGCCATTGCCGTAGTTTTTGGGGTGCTCTTGATTGCCTACTGCATttgtaaaaggaaaaagttCAGAG agaaaatgaagaataaaGGGATGATAGACCAGAATATTGATGGCCAAAATGAAGACCTAGAGCTCCCATTCTACAGCCTAGCTACCATAGCTATTGCCACTAACAATTTTTCAAGCAATAACAAGCTTGGTGAAGGTGGCTTTGGACTCGTATATAAG GGTATACTAGCAGATGGACAAGAAATTGCTGTGAAAAGGCTTTCACAAAATTCTAGACAAGGATTGAGTGAGTTTAAAAATGAAGTTATGTCGATTGCCAAATTACAGCACCGAAATCTTGTTAGGCTTTTGGGCTATTGCACTGAAGGAGAGGAGAAAATGTTAATCTATGAATACATGCCCAATGGAAGCTTGGACTCCTTCATTTTTG ATCAAATGAGATCTAATATTTTAGGTTGGGCTATGCGCTTCAACATTATTTGTGGGATTGCTCGCGGGCTTCTCTATCTTCATGAAGACTCTAGATTGAGGATTATACATAGAGATCTAAAAGCAAGTAACATTTTACTTGATAGTAAgatgaacccaaaaatttctgATTTCGGCATGGCTAGGTCCTTTGGTGGAGATCAAACTGAAGGAAATACAAACAGAGTGGTTGGAACTTA TGGTTATATGGCACCTGAATACGCCATTGATGGCCTATTTTCAGTAAAATCTGATGTCTTTAGTTTTGGAATATTATTGTTGGAGATAATATGTGGAAAGAAAAATCGAGGGTCTTTCCATCCAGAATATAGTCTAAACCTTGTTGGACAT gCATGGAAATCATGGAAAGAAGGAAGGACTTTGGAGCTAATTGATACTTGCTTAAAGGACTCTTGCATCCTGTCGGAGCTTGAACGTTGCCTCCATATTAGTCTCTTATGTTTGCAACAACATCATGAGGATCGGCCTAACATGTCATTTGTGGTTATGATGTTGCATAGTGAGAGTTCACTACAAGAACCCAAAGAGCCAGGTTTCTATGTGGGAAAAAAATCACCTTCGTCAAGCAAGAACCAATCATCCTCAACCAATGAAATTACTATTACCTTGTTAGATGGTCGATAG
- the LOC126694889 gene encoding G-type lectin S-receptor-like serine/threonine-protein kinase At4g27290 isoform X3: MDISAFVFLSSSLFLLYFVFSNAVDSITQSQSLSDSKGTNLVSKDGGFVLGFFSTGNSNNRYLGIWYNHIPVRTVVWVANRGNPIGDSSGVLMLNSSGSLVLLSQNRTVVWSANSTKEAGSPVVELLDSGNLVLREKNEENPESYLWQSFDYPSDTWLPGMKLGWDLRTGLERRLTAWKSPDDPSPGELSCGIVLHNYPEIVMKNGSKIYGRTGPWNGIRFSGALWLKANPVYNFTSVSNKDELYFMYHTINKSVITRAVLNQTSYVYERYIWIEADKKWFTYFSVPQDKCDSYNLCGAYGNCKIGDSPICQCVEGFKPKSTETWNPDDWAKGCVRTTELSCQDKDKIGFVKLVGLKLPDTTYSWVNKSMNLSECKVQCLNNCSCTAYSNTDIRDGGSGCAIWYGDLIDIRQVAEGGQNASWQDVYIRMPASKKVNQEVSPKKNEVNQEDVVDKQKMKVRVAVAIAIAVVFGVLLIAYCICKRKKFREKMKNKGMIDQNIDGQNEDLELPFYSLATIAIATNNFSSNNKLGEGGFGLVYKGILADGQEIAVKRLSQNSRQGLSEFKNEVMSIAKLQHRNLVRLLGYCTEGEEKMLIYEYMPNGSLDSFIFDQMRSNILGWAMRFNIICGIARGLLYLHEDSRLRIIHRDLKASNILLDSKMNPKISDFGMARSFGGDQTEGNTNRVVGT; this comes from the exons ATGGACATCTCtgcttttgtgtttttgagttccagtttatttcttctctactttGTGTTCTCTAATGCTGTTGACAGCATTACCCAATCCCAATCCCTCAGTGACAGTAAGGGCACGAACCTGGTCTCGAAAGATGGAGGCTTTGTCTTGGGGTTCTTCAGTACAGGAAATTCCAATAACCGTTATTTGGGAATTTGGTACAACCATATCCCAGTTAGAACGGTTGTTTGGGTAGCAAACCGGGGCAATCCAATTGGAGACTCGTCTGGCGTGTTGATGTTAAACAGTTCAGGTAGTCTTGTTCTTCTCAGCCAGAATAGGACTGTTGTTTGGTCGGCGAATTCTACAAAAGAGGCAGGGAGTCCAGTTGTTGAGCTTTTAGATTCAGGAAATCTAGTATTAagagaaaagaatgaagaaaaccCAGAAAGTTATTTGTGGCAAAGCTTTGACTATCCTTCTGATACATGGCTACCAGGGATGAAACTTGGATGGGACTTAAGGACCGGTCTGGAAAGGCGCCTAACTGCATGGAAGAGTCCAGATGATCCATCTCCTGGAGAACTGAGTTGTGGGATTGTACTTCATAATTATCCTGAGATAGTCATGAAGAACGGCTCCAAGATATACGGCCGGACTGGCCCGTGGAATGGCATTAGGTTCAGTGGTGCGCTATGGTTAAAGGCCAACCCAGTCTATAACTTCACTTCTGTCTCCAACAAGGACGAGCTATACTTCATGTACCACACGATTAACAAGTCTGTAATCACAAGAGCAGTTTTGAACCAAACTTCTTACGTGTACGAGCGCTACATATGGATCGAAGCAGATAAAAAATGGTTCACGTACTTTTCTGTACCACAAGACAAATGTGACAGTTACAATTTATGTGGTGCTTATGGAAATTGTAAAATTGGTGACTCACCTATCTGCCAATGCGTAGAAGGATTTAAGCCAAAGTCAACAGAAACATGGAACCCAGACGACTGGGCTAAGGGATGTGTACGCACTACGGAATTGAGCTGCCAGGATAAAGATAAAATTGGGTTTGTTAAACTTGTTGGGCTCAAGTTGCCAGATACCACGTATTCTTGGGTGAACAAAAGTATGAATCTTAGTGAATGCAAAGTCCAATGTTTGAACAACTGTTCTTGTACGGCTTATTCCAACACTGACATTAGAGATGGAGGAAGTGGCTGCGCCATCTGGTATGGAGATCTAATTGATATTAGACAGGTAGCAGAAGGCGGGCAGAATGCTAGTTGGCAGGATGTATATATTCGAATGCCTGCTTCAAAGAAAG TCAACCAGGAAGTCTCTCCAAAAAAGAACGAAGTCAACCAGGAAGACGTTGTAGACAAGCAAAAGATGAAGGTGAGAGTTGCAGTTGCCATTGCCATTGCCGTAGTTTTTGGGGTGCTCTTGATTGCCTACTGCATttgtaaaaggaaaaagttCAGAG agaaaatgaagaataaaGGGATGATAGACCAGAATATTGATGGCCAAAATGAAGACCTAGAGCTCCCATTCTACAGCCTAGCTACCATAGCTATTGCCACTAACAATTTTTCAAGCAATAACAAGCTTGGTGAAGGTGGCTTTGGACTCGTATATAAG GGTATACTAGCAGATGGACAAGAAATTGCTGTGAAAAGGCTTTCACAAAATTCTAGACAAGGATTGAGTGAGTTTAAAAATGAAGTTATGTCGATTGCCAAATTACAGCACCGAAATCTTGTTAGGCTTTTGGGCTATTGCACTGAAGGAGAGGAGAAAATGTTAATCTATGAATACATGCCCAATGGAAGCTTGGACTCCTTCATTTTTG ATCAAATGAGATCTAATATTTTAGGTTGGGCTATGCGCTTCAACATTATTTGTGGGATTGCTCGCGGGCTTCTCTATCTTCATGAAGACTCTAGATTGAGGATTATACATAGAGATCTAAAAGCAAGTAACATTTTACTTGATAGTAAgatgaacccaaaaatttctgATTTCGGCATGGCTAGGTCCTTTGGTGGAGATCAAACTGAAGGAAATACAAACAGAGTGGTTGGAACTTA g